A region of the Cannabis sativa cultivar Pink pepper isolate KNU-18-1 chromosome 3, ASM2916894v1, whole genome shotgun sequence genome:
TTAAGTTCGAGTGCCAGATCTCTTTCCACCACTTTCTCAAAATCCTTTTATTGGATGTCTCCGCACCATGTTTCTCCATTTGTGACAGGATATATCCACTAGCAACCGTGTATTCTCCATTCACAGTGTAGTGCCAAATGAGTTCATCTTCACCACAACTGCTCTTAGTTTGAATCCCCAAAATCCAAGGAATATCATCAATATGCATCTTCTCCTCAAGAGTTGTGAGAAGGAAAGGAGCTCCTCTAGGAATCCATTGATCCTCATTTATTCTAACTTTGGTACCATCAGTCACACGCCATCGTAACCCCTTTAAAAGAAGCTCCCTGCCCCATATAATGCCTCTCCAAACATTAGAGCACCAAGAACCATGTCTTGCCTCCAAGAATTCAGAATTCGGAAAATAAAGGGCCTTTAACACTTGGGCAAACAAACTATCTGGATTTGTAACAAGTTTCTAACCTTGTTTCACCAAAAGAGCTTGGTTGAAGTCTTCCAAGTCCCTAAACCCCATGGCCCCAGTCCATTTATCTTTGCATAACTTCTCCTAGTTACCCTCAATGAATTTGATGCTTCGCTGTTGTAGAACCCCACCAGAAACGAGCTATAAGGGCTTGAATCTCACGAATCAAACCCTTTGTTAATCTAAAACAGCTCATGATATAAACCGGGATAGCTTGGATAACTGATTTTATCAATACTTCTTGACCAGCCTGGGAGAAAAGACCCATCTTCCATCCTTGAAGTTTATCCCAAACCTTGTTACGAATCAGACCAAAAGCTTCCTTCTTATTTCTTCCTACAAAGGCAGGGAGactaagatactttgtatggttttcTATAAAAGTAACCCCCATAGAAGCATCAAGTCTCTGGCCCTCTGTCCTTGTAATCTTCCGAGCAACACATAAGTTAGATTTACTAAAATTAATGCACTGACCCGACAAGGAAGAATATACCTGAAGCACCTCTAAAATAGCTTTCCCCTCCTCAACTGAAGCATTCATAAAGATCAGACTATCATCGGCAAATAGGAGATGTGTCAACCTACTCTCAAGGTGACCAAACTGGAGCCCATGAATTTTGTTGGCTCGGCTAGCTTCATTAATCAGACAAGACAGCCCCTCCAAGCAAATAAGAAACAAGAACGGAGATAGAGGGTCCCCTTGCCTCAAACCTCTCTCCGGAATGATGTGACCCCTAGCCTCTCCATTTAGCAGAACAGAGAAAGTAACCGTCTTCACACAACCCATAATCTTAGTAATCCATCGTTCATCATAACCCAAGCACTTCATCATCTCCTCAAGAAAACCCCACTCAACTCGGTCATATGCTTTAGACATGTCCAGTTTAAGAGCCATCTTCCTACCATTCCCAAACCGACCCTTCTTCATACAATGGACAATTTCAAAACCTAGAATGGCATTATCTTGAATCTGTCTCCCCTTAATGAATGCACTCTGATTTTCAGAGATTACCTTATCCATGCTCCGTTCATCCTATTTGCAAGGCATTTAGAGATCACCTTATAGACTACATTACATAGACTTAAGGGCCTGTAGTCTCCCACCATAGTCGGATCCTTTACTTTGGGAATAAGACATAATAAAGTGTCGTTTAGACAGCCACAATCCATATTGTTATTTAAGACCTCCAAGCAAGTAGCAATAACCTCATGTCCCACATCCTCCCAATGATTATGGTAAAATAACCCCGAGAGGCCATCTTTCCCCGGAGCTTTGAGAGGATGAATTTGATCAATAGCATCTTTAACTTCTTCCTTCGAGAACTCTTCCAGGAGTATAATGTTGTCGTGATAAGATAGCCGGTTAGGAACACACCGATTTAGGATGTCAGCCATATTAATATTAGAccctgaagaagaaaaaagattcGAGTAAAAGCGAACCATGATGTCCTCAATCTCGCTGTCCGAATTGCACCACCTCATTTGTTCATCATATAATCCCTTAATTGTGCTTTTCTTCTTCCGTTGGGAGGCCTTGTGATGGAAGTACTTAGTATTACGATCCCCGTGAGCGAGCCATAGAGCCCGACTTCTTTATTTCCATAAAATCTCCTCCTTAGCCTCAACAACATTAAGATCTCTTTCAATCCTTCTTCGGTTCTTCCAATCCGTTTCTCCAACAGAAGAAGAGAGATTTTTTAGTTCCTCTTTTAGTTTCTTAGTTCTAGCCCCCAAGTCAGCCTTTTTATCTTTATTCCATTCATGAAGGATCTCTCCACATTGATTAATTCTCCCCCTCAGCCCCTGAGGAGAGCCCCAATTGGAACCATCAAGCCAAACCGACTCCACTATCTTACCACAATCCTCTTCCCCAGCCCAAGCTTGTTCATAATGAAACCTAGATCTCCATTTTGGAGCCTTGGTTGAAAGCTTCTTATTCTTGCTAGAGCTAAGAAGCAAGGGACGGTGGTCCGAGTTCCACCAAGGAAGGAGGGTGACTTTTGACATACAAAATCTTCTAAACCAATCCAGGTTAGCCAACACCCTATCCAACTTCTCAAAAACCAGATTGTTGTGACGCCCATTACACCACGTAAACTCGCCACCTTCCATCCTAATTTCCTTGAAGTTGCAATAAGAAATGGCCTTTTTGAAGTCCCGCATCTGGGAGTCTTGTTTCAAACACCCCCTCTTTTTTCGTTTACCTTAATTATCTCGTTATAGTCTCCTCCACAAATCCACGCTCCCTAAATCAAATCTCGAAGTCTCTCCAGCAGTTGCCAGGAGTTTTTCCTACCACCCGGATCAGGATTTCCATAGAACCCAGTAAATCTCCAAGCAAAACCCAGACCATTCTCCACAATAGCATCAATGTGAGAAATAGTAAACGCTTTCACACTAACCTCAAAGGGCTCCTTCCACAAGAGGGCCAACCCACCACTTTTACCCTTGGCAGCCACCACAAAACAGCTATCAAACCCCCCTTTCCATCGCAAGTTCATTAAGTCTAGTTTCGGACAAGAAAATCATCCCGGGATGATGATCTTTCACATGGGAGCAAAGGGTCTTCAATCTCCAGGGGTTCCCAAGCCCCTAAACATTCCAAAACAAGATATTCATGGCTCTCAGCGACCCAGTTCCACCAGGTGCGCCGCTTCCAAGTTCACTCCAGAGACCAAATTAGAAAAGTTAGAAAAGCCCCCTAGTACCATCACCTCCCCAGTTCTCTCTTCGCCTTCTGCCGAGACCTCTTTTGTTGCCAAAGATTGAGGGTTTGTCTTAGTGGCATTCTTTTTATTCTTCTGGGCCACTACTTTCTTTCTCCTGTCACCCTTCAGGCCTGAGATGTCACCCCCAACTTCATTTTTGAATGTGATTGGAATCTCAATCCACTCACCCCAACTTCAGGAATACCCAACTTCGGATTCTTTTGAAAACCAGGACCTTCCCTATGAATTCTCTTCCCCAAATTCTGCTCCATGTCAACATCCTTATTCAGGAAAACCCCTCAGTCCGCCCTTCTCTTAGAACCCGAGCCTCCATTTCCCTTAAAATCACATTCAATCCGGTGGTCATCAATCCTATCCATCAGATTCACACACTCATAAGACAAAAGAGAGTTAGAAACCTGTACCTTCATTTTTCAAAGAATTCTGGTTGGTGATTCTTGGCAAAAGAtcgtgttggaaatattttaccaagatctagatttactaccatgtatgtttcattaacatcctaatatgaattctaaaacaatgaaataaacacatataaaatttaggaaaccttacattgggtgcatcggaatataatgactccttccattcagatctctagcccttgattcctttctgtagcagagcattatcaaaatctgaatctggatctctttctctccttcctttgatgctgattatccttcttgttgattggattctacacaatcttccacactatgattgatacaacttgatgtgtgtgggcactactctatcactagggtattttgaaattgaagagaagaaaagagaagaagagtggCGGcttgaaggctcaggttttctctgaaaaagaataagatgcaTTACATTacttcctgaagccatcactttctatatacaaaatgccatctaggtttaggttagaattgtatggcataaatataatgaaaaatataaatggtaaaccctatacaaagtggccggccatattagtggataatgggcctcactttgcaattttgccattttgtcatttctcaatcccattttctcaaaaatgccaattttccaattcaaccatttaaatgccaattctaattatttaataactaaaaattaattattaaataatattgtcatttaatatatttattaattagacatataaagtctcttaattaacaaataaaacctagaatctcttttctttacaatttcacccttgcttagggaaaattcataaactagacatagtctaactttagaattataattgattaattaaaatcaattatgtaaagctcgcttagttaatttggaaattatcagttaattatgattaattatgaaattatttatagctatttaaataatttattatactgttatttatgttattcagtagctggcatattttgtaattccggtgcccggtattttggaactcggcgtttggctcagtagaaatcacaacttagtatgttagtagtttggggacgggttttagacattgggaatgtcgggaatggccgggaatttagaatttcccaagaatacccctttagtatgattttcatgattttatggtggaggggcaaaatggtctttttgccccattagtattttgtcttttgtgattttatgaaatggaaaataagtgtttatttgattatttgttggctgaaatgagtacatgttaagtggctttattcattaatttattttacaaaacaTTTCACTTAGAAAACAATTACAAAactttcaaactctctctctcttttcctctctctctctcggctgtgcatgtgggtgcaaagggGTGGATTTTGCTCTGATTTtctagtggattctcatccaaagctaagcattcttcaagctaggttaccTTCTTTTGTTGTCTCTTgaaatttattgaaattttgatgaaaatatgatgattcttgcatgaatttgtagttgctgttgctgctgtgattttgtgttaatttatgtggtttaaagcatgttaattgaagttgaatgagctgtgttgaaagcatgattagataggttgtgcaaagctttaagttttctatgtaaaaatatgtgatttttgagagaaaaggttatattttgttgctgtgatgttgaggatgtttgcttgagtttccagaggttattctgagcttgattatgtagaattaagttggtttgattgcttgttaggtggatttgctcaagtttgagtttagaactcaaagcttgagcttcaatggtgatttttgtttctgtgatttctgggttagtttgttgccttagatttgttctttggggtatttagagcaggtctggaaggtttggaatcatttgggtttgatttggttgagttaggaatttttgaaaaattcctgcgaggaaccggaattccggttgtgcaaccggaattccggatgagggtccagtaattcccagaaccggaattctggttgggcaaccggtctaccggttggggaattttcagaacccgtgtttttcctcgtttttatgtttttaggggtattgccatgctttttatcgatagggaaacttttagttcctagttttagtccccgggaagtgatttagcgtgtcacttatagcgttgtgatttttatggtttaggagccgatgtccgccgtcggcttcggttccggtcgggttggccaagaCACCCGAATTCGTAAtccggtaagattagtataacaagatgcatatgtagattacatgtttagcgtgcatgtaggaagcccgctagattacattagttatgtatataggcttcggaccatccaaccctgtcacgtcgggacagtggagtatgaccaagcggagtatgaccggctcgaccgatcagccgacatttggttggtggttccgtgctattgacctatcccgtcggcacgacagccgagtatgaccaagaatggagtatgaccggtttgaccgatcgggaggatacttgtcaatagtaccgtccccgtgaacgttcaaaactcggtaccatgttggacatggcaagaagtggctcggcaccatgttggacatggcaagagcgggactcagtatcgtgttggacacggcagttagaattatgtatgagtattattatgcttttcttactgagtctgtcgactcacagatctacgtttatgtgtaggtaaaggcaaggctatagctgatggaccgtgagcgagcttatgagattgtacatgtcggggcggttaggcctggagcgtacgatcctcgggacagcaaggctgaaattttgtaactggtcgttagatgacttttattttatgtaatagttaaacagttaaatctttttgtaaatgattttataatcgggatcccgagtcttttgtaatatggtttataagtttaattaaaaagcaaaatttttattaatcacgtttttccataaacctcgttgattagcatcgagctgcacagtacgtttgaaaatcacgtaatacgcctaagttagttagggtgttacaatttggtatcagagccgccaggttgtcttccgaagatcgtcacgacatgtacaatcatcatcagcagttagctcgtttcacggttcagtaagcctttattgctttagtagtttattttattcagttatgaaaaagaaaagcctgttaggaagcatattagtagcctgatagtagaataggcgcatgtttcgtttttaatttccaaattaagcggcattagtaagctctccttgaatacgacctgatatgccaactcttggtttcgcaggcggttctaatcagatggacgccaggcggactaccaggagtcagggcaactccgtagggtcgaatcaaggtcagggagctaagtttcccccacctgctaggggccgtggtagaggtccccgaggcagggctcgtggccggggtgatgagaacccgccacaggctgcccaggctcccccagccgatcagggagctcagaactgggagttacggtttgcggagatgcaagcccggatcgaagaacaagacctcgagattcagaggttgaggcagcagggtgctcgtgcagttccagtgcccgtagttccagtggcacctgcccctgctgcccaggccgagatagtggtggcggcccatagattggaaccattgtatgagcggttccggaagcaagcacctccggttttcctgggaggtccggatgtaatgaaagccgagcaatggctgacggtgatcaccaagattctgaattttatgggtgtcaccggtaacgacagagtggtgtgcgccatgtttcagttccaggatgacgccctggtatggtgggacatggtgtctcagatccatgacgtcaccaccatgacctgggaaaggttccaggaactctttaatgcaaagtactacaacgaggcggtcagaagcgccaagaggaaagagttcgctcacctgacccagcgggagaacatgagcgtcactgagtatactactcagtttgatcggttggcgaggttagcctcgggaattgtgccgaccgacttcagcaagaaggagaagtatctagacgggttgaatgccaggatcaggcatgacttgatgatcaccacctatgctcagatggtggagaaggcactgcgagctgagggcgcagttgggtgcatgtcagaatcagccagtactccggtgagtggcggagctcctacccctcctgcatcaggctatagcagggggagtagtggttcggccattgatcagaggaagagggcacccactgcttctggtggctcgagtcagaataagaggttccgggggaaccagaatagagggagtcgtcctggtggtactgagacccaattctcctatcctgagtgccctagctgcaagaggcaccatcggggtgagtgcaaaggtcagggatgctttcattgtggcatgcccgaacacttcaagagggactgtccccagctccgaccagaggcaccgagagctccagcgatacccactccagccagggtatttgctatcacgcaggctgatgcagatgccagcccatcagtagtcacaggtcagctttctattaacaactcgctatattcagtgctgttttgATCtgggggctacacattcttatgtggcggcagagtctttagtaaattgggtagaccctatgatagatatgaatcagggtttggaaccctgttacctggcggagaattggttatctccaataggtggattaggtctatgccgatcaggatagatggtagagagttaagcgctgatctgatagagatgagtttagtcgaattcgatattattttaggaatggatttcctatctaaatattcggcgagcattgactgtaaaagaaagatggtggtcttccaaccggaaagtgaagaactgtttgtatttgttggttcagttcagggatctcggatcccggtgatctcggctatgtcagcgagagaattgttgcacggcggttgcttagggtttctggccgtggtggtggacaccactcggccagataccattcggccagaagacatcagagtggttcgagaatttttagatgtttttcccgaagaacttccagggttaccacctcagcgggagattgattttgtgattgacttggcaccaggggtggaaccggttttcaaagccccgtataggatggctccagctgaacttaaggaattaaagattcagctccaagggttgcttgacatagggttcattcggcccagtgtgtcaccctggggagccccggtcttattcgtcaagaagaaggatggatctatgaggatgtgcatcgactacagggagttgaacaagctgacggtgaagaataaatatccattacctaggatcgatgacttgttcgatcagcttcaagggaagacggtcttttctaagattgatctccgttcgggttatcatcagttgagaatccgagaggaggacattccgaagacggctttccgcactaggtatggacattacgagtttctggttatgtcattcggactaaccaatgctcctacaACATTCATGGACctaatgaatagagtattcaaggatttcctcgatatctgtgtgattgtgtttatcgacgacatcctcgtgtactctcaatcagaagaggagcatgagttacatcttcagatggtactgcaacgacttcgagaacataagctttacgccaagttcaagaaatgtgagttctggttgtctcaggtgtccttcctagggcacattgtgagtaaagatgggatcaaggtggatcccgggaagattgaatccgtcagggattggccgagaccgaagacagtgacagagatcagaagcttcttgggtttagctgggtactaccgtaggtttgtggaggggttctccaaaatttcaatgcccctaactgagcttacaaagaagaatcagcggtttatctggtcagataaatgtgaagctagttttcaggagctgaaatagaggttgattactgctccggtgctagctttgccttcggacaaggagaagttcatagtctactgtgacgcatccaaacagggtttggggtgtgtattgatgcaagccgaccgggttatcgcttatgcctcccgtcagttaaaggattatgaacagcgatacccgactcgtgatttagaattagccgcagtggtttttgcactgaagatttggcggcattacctctacggggagaagtgtgagatctataccgaccataaaagtctcaagtatttctttactcagaaagatttgaacatgagacaaaggcgttggttggaattagtgaaggattacgattgtgagatcctctatcatcccggaaaagccaatgtagtggccgatgccctgagcagaaagggtcccgggcaagtagctagtatggttcagatctcacctcagctagcagaggatatggttagatccagcattgagtttgtggtaggtcagcttcacaacttaacgctgcaatctgatctgttggaaagaataaaagtcgctcagatgacagatccggagttagtgaagatccgagatgaggtgttggctagtcaagccaaggacttttaagtatcagatagtgggatgcttttgtataaagccagggtttgtgttccgaacagtgtggaacttagaaatgagatctttgaggaggctcattctaccccgtattctctgcatcccagcaccactaagatgtacgaagatttgaaaccgtacttctagtggagcggtatgaagaagaatttggtagaattcgtatcgaggtgcctcacttgtcagcagattaaggctgaacatcagagaccagcagggttgttgcagcctctaaccctaccagaatggaaatgggaagatattacgatggattttgtggtcgggttacctaggaccacgggtttatttgattccatctgggtagtggtggaccgatttacgaaatctgctcattttctgctggttagaacaacattttcagtggatcagttggcagagttatatgtcagagagatagtgagacttcacggggtaccgaagtctatagtttcggacagggatccgaagttcacctccaaattttggcaaagtttgcaacgggcaatgggtacaaagctgaaatttagtacagcattccatcctcagacagatggtcagtccgaaaggacaattcagatattggaggatatgttgagagcctgtgttatggactttgaaggctcatggaataaatatctaccgttggtAGAATttgcgtacaacaacagttatcaaagtacgatagggatggctccctatgaactgttgtacggaaggaaatgtagatcccctatccactgggatgagacaagggagaggaaatacctaggtccagagtcagttcagcggaccaatgaggcgatagagaagataaaagctagaatgcttgcctcacagagcagacagaagagttacggagatccgaaacgcagagatgttgagttccaagtaggggaacatgtgtttttacgggtatctccgatgaaggggattaaacgtttcgggaaaagaggcaagttatgccctagatttacaggacctttcgagattctcgagaagataggtcaagtggcatatcggttagcattgcctccagccttatcggcgattcacaacgtatttcatgtctcgatgttgagaaaatacgtttcagaccacTCTCATATACTCatttatgagagccttcagctacgacggacatgacttatgaggaacagccagtgcagatcctggatagaaaggataaagtccttcggaataagaccatagcattggtcaaggttctctggagaaacagtaaggtggaagaagccacctgggagctagagtcagatatgagagctcaatatccagagttattcatgttagatttcggggatgaaatccttttaagggggggatagttgtaaagcccgcttagttaatttggaaattatcagttaattatgattaattatgaaattatttatagctatttaaataatttattatactgttatttatgttattcagtagctggcatattttgtaattccggtgcccggtattttggaactcggcgtttggctcagtagaaatcacaacttagtatgttagtagtttggggacgggttttagacattgggaatgtcgggaatggccggtaatttagaatttcccaagaatacccctttagtatgattttcatgattttatggtggaggggcaaaatggtctttttgccccattagtattttgtcttttgtgattttatgaaatggaaaataagtgtttatttgattatttgttggctgaaatgagtacatgttaagtggctttattcattaatttattttacaaaacatttcacttagaaaaaaattacaaaactttcaaactctctctctcttttcctctctctctctcggctgtgcatgtgggtgcaaagggGTGGATTTTGCTCTGATTTtctagtggattctcatccaaagctaagcattcttcaagctaggttagcttcttttGTTGTCTCTTGaaatttgttgaaattttgatgaaaatatgatgattcttgcatgaatttgtagttgctgttgctgctgtgattttgtgttaatttatgtggtttaaagcatgttaattgaagttgaatgagctgtgttgaaagcatgattagataggttgtgcaaagctttaagttttctatgtaaaaatatgtgatttttgagagaaaaggttatattttgttgctgtgatgttgaggatgtttgcttgagtttccagaggttattctgagcttgattatgtagaattaagttggtttgattgcttgttaggtggatttgctcaagtttgagtttagaactcaaagcttgagctccaatggtgatttttatttctgtgatttctgggttagtttgttgtcttagatttgttctttggggtatttagagcaggtctggaaggtttggaatcatttgggtttgatttggttg
Encoded here:
- the LOC115710813 gene encoding uncharacterized protein LOC115710813, with protein sequence MRDFKKAISYCNFKEIRMEGGEFTWCNGRHNNLVFEKLDRVLANLDWFRRFCMSKVTLLPWWNSDHRPLLLSSSKNKKLSTKAPKWRSRFHYEQAWAGEEDCGKIVESVWLDGSNWGSPQGLRGRINQCGEILHEWNKDKKADLGARTKKLKEELKNLSSSVGETDWKNRRRIERDLNVVEAKEEILWK